From Sulfurovum zhangzhouensis, one genomic window encodes:
- a CDS encoding GNAT family N-acetyltransferase, translating into MNFTIENAHPNDFEQILAVLKPWNMHHVPSVEMEMIDFDTFFVAKMEGDIVGVSGYKILDETNGKTTLLAVYPEFQGSGVGKALQDKRLEAMHQKGMKTVTTNADRPDIILWYKKHYGYKEVGKLKKLASFGSDDKDSWITLQMDLNAYMLQKAYEEERKIQYIEDNDPFPLSPFPPLIINVCLTGMIPTKRTTRYVPVSVDEIVEDAIKVYDAGARIVHLHARDAEGKPAYHARYYEEMITAIRKERPGLICCATTSGRNFKGIEQRSEVLYLTGKAKPDMASLTLGSLNFITGPSINSLDMVQGLAMIMKEKGIKPELEVFDMGMINAAKYLERHKIIEGKKYFNLLLGNINTAPATIGDLSYMINALPDDSVWAAAGLGGFQLPMNTTAMAAGGHVRVGLEDSIYYDYHRTKLATNVELVERTVRIAKELQREVATPEQVRSMLEI; encoded by the coding sequence ATGAATTTTACTATAGAAAATGCTCATCCTAATGATTTTGAACAGATACTTGCGGTACTAAAACCGTGGAATATGCATCATGTCCCGTCTGTTGAGATGGAAATGATAGATTTTGATACTTTTTTTGTCGCGAAAATGGAAGGTGATATAGTCGGCGTCTCAGGATATAAGATTCTTGATGAGACCAATGGTAAGACAACACTGCTGGCTGTCTATCCCGAGTTTCAAGGTTCCGGTGTGGGGAAGGCATTACAGGATAAACGTTTGGAAGCGATGCATCAAAAAGGGATGAAAACCGTTACGACCAATGCAGATCGTCCCGATATCATCCTGTGGTATAAAAAGCATTATGGTTATAAAGAGGTCGGTAAATTAAAGAAGCTGGCCTCATTTGGTTCTGATGATAAAGATTCGTGGATAACACTTCAGATGGACCTTAATGCCTACATGTTACAAAAGGCATATGAAGAAGAAAGAAAAATACAATATATTGAGGATAATGATCCTTTCCCTCTTTCTCCTTTCCCTCCTTTGATCATCAATGTCTGCTTGACCGGTATGATACCCACAAAAAGAACAACACGGTATGTTCCTGTCAGCGTCGATGAGATCGTTGAAGATGCTATAAAGGTCTATGATGCCGGAGCGAGGATCGTACATCTGCATGCGAGGGATGCTGAGGGTAAACCGGCCTATCATGCACGTTATTATGAAGAAATGATCACAGCTATTCGCAAAGAAAGGCCTGGACTTATCTGTTGTGCTACAACTTCCGGAAGAAACTTCAAGGGAATTGAGCAGCGCTCAGAAGTACTGTATCTTACGGGTAAAGCTAAACCTGATATGGCAAGTTTAACACTGGGGTCTTTGAATTTTATTACAGGGCCTAGTATCAATTCTCTTGATATGGTTCAAGGGTTGGCAATGATCATGAAAGAAAAGGGGATCAAACCTGAACTGGAAGTCTTTGATATGGGGATGATCAATGCTGCAAAATATCTGGAGCGCCATAAGATCATTGAAGGGAAAAAGTATTTTAATCTGCTTTTGGGCAATATCAATACGGCACCCGCAACGATAGGAGATCTATCTTATATGATCAATGCTTTACCGGATGACTCTGTCTGGGCTGCTGCAGGTTTGGGAGGTTTTCAACTGCCTATGAATACTACTGCCATGGCTGCAGGCGGACATGTAAGGGTAGGGCTGGAAGATTCGATCTACTATGATTATCACCGTACAAAATTGGCGACAAATGTAGAGCTGGTAGAAAGAACCGTACGCATAGCTAAAGAACTTCAAAGAGAGGTTGCAACCCCTGAGCAAGTGAGAAGTATGTTGGAAATCTAA
- a CDS encoding TauD/TfdA family dioxygenase — protein MKTLQSNLHNMQYIYLQSKEALDETGTVLLRGLNLDQLTFEYFTKYFCQDFFRVTSREKFRLESGDGFTTLTPTDNITILGHVEVDYVPGIKTPNIGFFFCETPPEVEGGETFLVEGVAMFNTLSKSLQERFKNEQVTYEFLWEPQRWEAQYGVNTKEELCKRLDRIENVRYELKNDWLHLFYTTSAIINFNDGTTAFSNAILGHLPELDHPSYHDKTVYRKETNRVYWENGEAFSIEVVNELIDAHDQHKQHYRWQKGDLLIFDNYRYLHGKEETIEWTERRLFSRFGYLDIDIE, from the coding sequence ATGAAAACTTTACAGTCCAATCTACATAATATGCAGTATATTTATTTACAAAGTAAAGAGGCCTTAGATGAAACTGGGACAGTATTATTGCGAGGTCTTAATCTTGATCAATTGACATTTGAATATTTTACTAAGTATTTTTGTCAGGATTTTTTTAGAGTAACAAGTCGTGAAAAGTTTAGGCTGGAAAGTGGTGACGGATTTACGACATTAACACCAACGGATAATATTACTATTTTAGGTCATGTTGAAGTAGATTATGTTCCAGGGATCAAGACACCTAATATAGGGTTTTTCTTTTGTGAGACTCCTCCAGAAGTTGAAGGCGGTGAAACTTTTTTAGTAGAAGGTGTCGCAATGTTCAATACTCTCTCTAAATCACTTCAGGAACGTTTTAAAAATGAACAGGTGACGTATGAGTTCTTATGGGAACCACAACGCTGGGAAGCGCAATATGGTGTGAACACAAAAGAAGAGTTATGCAAAAGACTTGATAGGATAGAGAACGTAAGATATGAGTTGAAAAATGATTGGCTACATCTTTTTTATACGACTTCAGCTATCATAAACTTTAATGATGGCACGACTGCATTTTCAAATGCGATTTTAGGTCATTTACCAGAACTGGACCACCCTTCATATCATGATAAAACAGTGTATAGAAAAGAGACCAACCGGGTTTACTGGGAAAATGGTGAAGCCTTTTCAATAGAAGTAGTGAACGAGTTGATAGATGCACATGATCAACATAAGCAACATTATCGGTGGCAAAAGGGTGATCTTTTGATATTTGATAATTATCGTTACTTGCATGGCAAAGAGGAAACTATAGAATGGACAGAAAGAAGACTCTTCAGTCGTTTTGGGTACTTGGACATTGATATAGAGTAA
- a CDS encoding porin family protein, translating into MKNIICSMAAAIALSSFAIAGGNIEPVIAPVEEMSPVPDESGPYIGAGISFLTWNETQDLREPDLQMVPIWQDLEESWTGGTILAGYRFNPYIAVEGRYTMSFTDGSVELDGEDFGDYNDDFSNIAIYLKPMYPIGDFTLYALLGYGQTTIEFEGGGDHDDSDFQWGIGAGYNLTETLTAFIDYTVLYDDNTFDDLAASDIKVDSITLGVTYKF; encoded by the coding sequence ATGAAAAATATAATATGTTCAATGGCAGCGGCAATAGCATTGAGCTCTTTTGCAATAGCAGGTGGTAATATCGAGCCGGTTATAGCTCCGGTAGAAGAAATGTCACCGGTACCTGATGAAAGCGGACCGTATATTGGTGCCGGAATTTCATTTTTGACATGGAACGAGACACAGGATCTCAGAGAACCTGATCTTCAAATGGTACCAATTTGGCAAGACTTGGAAGAAAGTTGGACCGGAGGAACCATTTTAGCCGGATATAGATTTAATCCATATATTGCTGTAGAAGGGCGCTATACCATGAGTTTCACCGATGGATCGGTAGAACTTGACGGAGAGGATTTCGGTGATTATAATGATGATTTTTCCAATATCGCGATCTATCTTAAGCCTATGTATCCTATAGGAGATTTTACCTTATATGCATTACTTGGATACGGACAGACTACAATTGAGTTTGAAGGTGGAGGGGATCATGATGACAGCGATTTCCAATGGGGGATTGGTGCAGGATACAACCTGACTGAAACACTCACTGCATTTATAGACTATACTGTCTTATATGATGATAACACATTTGATGACCTTGCTGCTTCCGATATAAAAGTAGACTCCATCACTCTTGGAGTTACTTACAAATTCTAA
- a CDS encoding glutamate-cysteine ligase family protein, translated as MVQIGIEHEFVFKDSNGIYLDFETAQFPIFQQIVDAFPYFENDDEFFECKSLERRPKRCYVEGFERYDSDGQLVETIPKGLEIRTLPYENLDDLLSEFTNSYLALMKITKDFGFSPLLTSLHPFKNNVTLHKPLNQTELDLRTPEALNIAINALLWHGLHVNVSIQGYTHEQMTDLVHKLNYYTPFIIPFSFSSPFYEGKLFEGLSYRTFKKANKARKAAQLQNRKGSYVIEFRGYDACGDANLMKALILLVKGLVLDKTLHKRALTQDPEMLKLSALEGFENQTIKTEAIGVLEAVKSVIADGQVFEELQRMLYTNDSYALKMKQSFLETGDILQSISNRYHYS; from the coding sequence ATGGTGCAAATAGGTATCGAACATGAATTTGTCTTTAAAGACAGCAATGGAATCTATTTGGACTTTGAAACAGCTCAGTTTCCTATATTTCAACAGATTGTAGATGCTTTCCCATATTTTGAAAATGATGATGAATTTTTTGAATGTAAATCATTGGAGAGAAGACCAAAGCGGTGTTATGTAGAAGGGTTTGAACGCTATGACAGTGATGGACAACTTGTTGAAACTATTCCTAAAGGTCTTGAGATTAGAACACTGCCCTATGAAAACCTTGATGATTTACTTAGCGAGTTTACAAATTCCTATCTTGCACTGATGAAGATAACAAAGGATTTTGGTTTTTCCCCTTTACTTACAAGTTTACACCCCTTTAAAAATAATGTCACACTTCATAAACCTTTAAATCAGACAGAACTTGATTTACGTACACCGGAAGCGTTAAATATAGCTATCAATGCATTATTATGGCATGGCCTTCATGTAAATGTGTCGATACAAGGCTATACCCATGAGCAGATGACAGATTTGGTACATAAGCTGAACTATTACACTCCTTTTATTATTCCCTTTAGTTTTTCATCACCTTTTTATGAAGGGAAACTCTTTGAAGGATTATCCTACCGAACCTTTAAAAAAGCAAATAAGGCAAGAAAAGCCGCTCAGTTGCAAAATAGAAAAGGGAGTTATGTGATTGAATTTAGAGGATATGATGCTTGTGGAGATGCGAATCTGATGAAAGCTCTTATTTTGCTGGTAAAAGGATTGGTTTTGGATAAAACACTGCACAAAAGAGCTTTAACACAAGATCCTGAAATGCTTAAGCTTTCTGCTTTGGAAGGCTTTGAAAATCAGACTATCAAAACGGAGGCCATAGGAGTCTTGGAAGCTGTAAAAAGTGTGATAGCTGATGGACAAGTCTTTGAAGAGCTTCAAAGAATGTTATATACTAATGACTCATATGCTCTAAAAATGAAACAAAGCTTTTTAGAAACCGGCGATATCTTGCAAAGTATTTCAAATAGATATCACTATAGTTAG
- a CDS encoding outer membrane protein has translation MKNLTCSIVTALALSSFAVAGGNIEPVAAPMEEMAPAPDDSGFYIGGAYSFISADGKDYWTDGYREEFTTFDDIDMSGYMLLAGYQFNKYISVEGRYWGSSSEVGSITGSYDVYYDSVYSYTNDFWWAADGEFSAWGIYLKPMYPVGEDFTVYALLGYGNAQIDDNSWSPDWQLLDENGFQWGLGASYAYDEHLSFFADYVQLANDAKQSYDGGWYLEEWKISVYTINVGITYKF, from the coding sequence ATGAAAAATTTAACATGTTCAATAGTAACGGCGTTAGCATTGAGTTCTTTTGCAGTTGCAGGAGGGAATATCGAACCGGTGGCAGCACCGATGGAAGAAATGGCACCGGCTCCGGATGACAGCGGTTTTTATATCGGTGGGGCATACAGCTTTATAAGTGCCGATGGGAAGGATTACTGGACTGACGGTTATCGTGAGGAGTTTACAACATTTGACGATATAGATATGAGTGGATACATGCTGCTTGCAGGTTACCAGTTCAACAAATATATCTCCGTAGAAGGTAGATACTGGGGATCTAGTTCTGAGGTAGGTAGCATAACTGGTTCTTATGATGTATATTATGATAGTGTCTATAGCTATACTAATGACTTTTGGTGGGCTGCAGATGGTGAATTCAGTGCATGGGGTATCTATCTGAAACCAATGTACCCGGTTGGTGAAGACTTCACAGTCTACGCATTATTGGGATACGGTAATGCACAGATCGATGATAATAGCTGGTCTCCTGATTGGCAGTTATTAGATGAAAATGGATTCCAGTGGGGTCTTGGTGCTTCCTATGCTTACGACGAACACTTATCGTTCTTTGCTGACTATGTACAGTTAGCTAATGATGCAAAACAATCATATGATGGTGGTTGGTATTTAGAAGAATGGAAAATTTCTGTTTATACCATCAATGTCGGTATAACCTACAAATTCTAA
- a CDS encoding outer membrane protein: MKNLTCSIAAAIALSSFAVAGGNIEPVAAPMEEVAPAPDDSGFYIGGAIHWGSVDADYTGDGYWDYYDGYYGGPNYWDGGYWDESGDWGEDGMGWMLQAGYQFNKYFAVEGRYWKSSGDLDWDNSGSGYDSNEGPYSWNESGSYDGNYKAYGIYLKAMYPIYDKVTIYGLAGWAKVDWDDGWIDENGISGGIGLSYAFTDNISVFVDYVILHQGSRDGYDYYQSHYDDGNYYEDYYSSSYYQNDYTVDTINLGITYKF; the protein is encoded by the coding sequence ATGAAAAATTTAACATGTTCAATAGCAGCGGCGATAGCATTGAGTTCTTTTGCGGTAGCAGGAGGGAATATCGAACCGGTAGCAGCACCGATGGAAGAAGTAGCACCGGCTCCGGATGACAGCGGCTTCTATATCGGTGGGGCGATACACTGGGGTTCAGTAGATGCCGATTACACTGGTGATGGTTACTGGGATTATTATGATGGATATTATGGTGGACCTAATTATTGGGATGGCGGTTACTGGGATGAATCAGGTGACTGGGGTGAAGATGGCATGGGATGGATGCTACAAGCCGGTTACCAATTCAATAAATACTTTGCGGTGGAAGGAAGATACTGGAAATCTAGCGGTGATCTAGACTGGGATAACAGCGGTAGCGGATACGATAGCAATGAGGGTCCTTATAGCTGGAATGAAAGTGGCAGTTATGACGGGAACTATAAAGCATATGGTATCTACCTCAAAGCAATGTATCCTATCTATGACAAAGTCACAATCTATGGATTAGCAGGATGGGCTAAAGTGGATTGGGATGATGGCTGGATCGATGAGAATGGTATCAGTGGAGGTATAGGTCTGTCTTATGCCTTTACAGATAACATCTCTGTCTTTGTTGACTATGTGATCTTACACCAAGGTAGTAGGGACGGCTATGATTACTATCAGTCTCACTATGACGATGGTAATTATTATGAAGATTACTACAGTAGTTCATACTATCAAAATGATTATACTGTTGATACAATCAACCTCGGTATTACCTACAAATTCTAA
- a CDS encoding ATP-grasp domain-containing protein — protein MAKKNILFLNGVPDDNSLKVNQIHKNGNIKWGGSGSANLSDFLKNDFFDRSMVIFDTRGGQELPRQMIHGVFNQISDPDTHKISLQRADDFYKAVAKHVAFFNPPSLVMKTTRDNIYRLLQGIDKLHVPKTVKLQPRSPADIYDVIKNENFEFPVIFRQAGDHGGISTIRIDDETEQFYPFALDGRDHYLTQFVDYANDDGIYAKYRLVVVDGEVFIRHAIFSKEWMVHARNQLDEKESQQYKKDIVDRFAKEIKPKLQPIITEIYNRLKLDYFGIDCNIDSNMNLLIFEINANMNVFTKSKNTLFSKHIEMIRSALIKMLKNKGK, from the coding sequence ATGGCAAAAAAAAATATTTTATTTCTCAATGGTGTTCCAGATGATAATAGTCTTAAGGTTAATCAGATCCATAAAAATGGGAATATCAAATGGGGTGGAAGCGGTAGTGCAAACCTAAGCGATTTTTTGAAGAATGATTTCTTCGATCGTTCTATGGTTATTTTTGATACTAGAGGTGGTCAGGAACTTCCACGACAGATGATCCATGGGGTATTTAACCAGATATCAGACCCGGATACTCATAAAATCTCACTTCAAAGAGCAGATGACTTCTATAAAGCTGTTGCCAAGCATGTAGCTTTTTTTAATCCTCCTTCTTTAGTGATGAAAACAACCCGTGACAATATCTATAGATTGCTACAAGGGATAGATAAACTTCATGTACCTAAAACAGTTAAGCTTCAACCACGGTCACCTGCTGATATTTATGATGTGATAAAAAATGAAAATTTTGAATTTCCTGTTATTTTCAGACAGGCAGGTGATCATGGAGGGATCAGTACGATCAGGATCGATGATGAAACAGAACAATTCTACCCATTTGCTTTAGATGGAAGAGATCATTATCTTACACAGTTTGTAGACTATGCGAATGATGATGGGATCTATGCCAAATATCGTTTGGTTGTTGTAGATGGTGAAGTATTTATCAGGCATGCAATCTTTAGTAAAGAATGGATGGTGCATGCAAGAAATCAGTTAGATGAAAAAGAGAGTCAGCAGTATAAAAAAGATATTGTTGATCGCTTTGCAAAAGAGATAAAGCCTAAGCTTCAGCCGATTATTACGGAAATATATAATCGTCTTAAACTTGATTATTTTGGTATTGACTGCAATATTGACAGTAACATGAATCTTTTAATTTTTGAGATCAATGCCAATATGAATGTTTTTACTAAAAGTAAAAATACTCTTTTTTCAAAACATATCGAAATGATTCGTTCAGCTTTAATCAAGATGTTGAAAAATAAAGGCAAATGA
- a CDS encoding cytochrome P450 → MKQEFDFNDPEFIKNPHPFYTKLRASKKPLWVLPRPDMRSSNDGIWVFSRYEDCVAILKQSTSISNDLNYRFKGDTIPFYMHMLNHDGKEHARLRRLVNQFFSTQYITNLETHIYNVVENHIESMIKNKDINLITDFAEKIPFDVIASILGIPLSDMPRIRKWTIAIGNGFDTFTVNEEIIQKQQQALLLLLDYLRVLIKNEEETENQTVLYSLIQAQKEGHLNNDELLGMVSFLLIAGHETTIALIGNGLWLLLSHPEQWQLLVENPGMIPQAIEEVLRFESPAQRSSFRIATKTIDINGNIVKPGEQLTVAIASANRDETIFTDPHSFDIQREVNPHIAFGIGVHSCIGQHLARVEARIAFEKIIARFPHMKLKSNIPQWRSSTFFRGLESLCVTL, encoded by the coding sequence ATGAAACAGGAATTTGATTTTAATGATCCTGAATTCATTAAAAATCCACACCCTTTTTATACCAAGTTAAGAGCGTCAAAAAAACCTTTATGGGTTCTACCAAGACCTGATATGCGGTCATCAAATGATGGCATATGGGTTTTTAGCCGATATGAAGATTGTGTAGCTATTTTGAAACAGTCAACTTCAATTTCAAATGATCTCAATTACCGCTTTAAAGGTGATACAATTCCTTTTTATATGCACATGCTAAATCATGATGGGAAAGAGCATGCGCGTTTACGAAGGCTGGTAAACCAGTTTTTCTCAACACAATATATTACAAATCTGGAAACCCATATTTACAACGTTGTAGAAAACCATATAGAAAGTATGATAAAGAATAAGGATATAAATCTTATAACTGATTTTGCAGAAAAAATTCCTTTTGATGTCATTGCCAGTATTTTGGGAATACCCCTTAGTGATATGCCAAGAATCCGTAAATGGACGATAGCCATTGGTAATGGGTTTGATACATTTACTGTAAATGAAGAAATAATACAAAAACAGCAACAAGCACTGCTTCTTTTATTAGATTACCTTCGTGTGTTGATAAAAAATGAAGAAGAAACAGAAAATCAAACGGTGTTATACTCTTTGATTCAGGCCCAAAAAGAAGGTCATTTAAACAATGATGAGTTGTTAGGTATGGTGAGTTTCTTACTTATCGCGGGACATGAGACTACCATCGCTCTCATAGGTAATGGTTTATGGCTACTGTTATCTCATCCTGAACAGTGGCAACTTTTAGTAGAAAACCCTGGTATGATTCCACAGGCTATTGAAGAAGTTTTACGTTTTGAAAGTCCTGCGCAGCGTTCCAGCTTTCGTATTGCAACAAAAACAATTGATATCAACGGCAATATCGTGAAACCAGGTGAACAGCTTACTGTTGCCATTGCTTCAGCAAATCGTGATGAAACTATCTTTACAGATCCTCATAGTTTTGATATTCAACGTGAAGTTAATCCGCATATAGCTTTTGGTATAGGAGTTCATAGTTGTATAGGCCAGCATCTTGCACGTGTTGAAGCAAGAATAGCATTTGAAAAAATCATAGCGCGCTTTCCTCACATGAAATTAAAATCAAACATCCCCCAATGGAGAAGTAGTACATTCTTCCGAGGGCTAGAATCGCTTTGTGTGACTCTTTGA
- a CDS encoding ATP-grasp domain-containing protein, translated as MYKKDVLFISGIPDNRKVHVTNVQENGTINWGSTGGTNLADFLKNDDFSRRKIILDTTLEQELPRQKIHAVFNEISDADTHRITLKKAQDFYQSISGQIPFFNPPSKVMRTTRDNIYKLLSGIEGVNVAKTVKIQPQSASDIYETIEKEGFVYPVIFRQAGDHGGISTVKIDDENEKFYDFPLDGRDYYLTQFIDYSQNKIYTKYRLVVIDGEVFIRHVIFSDSWMIHSKSREFMNKHKSYQRQEANLLKSFTNEIKPKIQAIIDEIYRKLELDYFGIDCNIDEDFNLILFEVNPNMNVLINNVKEGNDIWTKQIDKIKNAIISMIVRR; from the coding sequence ATGTATAAAAAAGATGTTTTATTTATCAGTGGAATACCTGATAATAGAAAAGTACATGTAACCAATGTTCAAGAAAACGGTACTATTAATTGGGGCAGTACCGGTGGAACAAACTTGGCGGATTTTCTTAAAAACGATGATTTTTCAAGAAGGAAGATCATTTTGGATACTACTCTTGAGCAGGAACTTCCTCGCCAAAAAATTCATGCGGTCTTCAATGAGATATCAGATGCAGATACCCATAGGATAACCCTCAAGAAAGCTCAAGATTTTTACCAGTCAATTAGCGGGCAGATCCCATTTTTCAATCCTCCTTCAAAAGTGATGAGAACAACTCGTGATAACATTTATAAATTGTTATCAGGGATCGAGGGGGTAAATGTAGCAAAAACAGTTAAAATCCAGCCTCAATCTGCTTCTGATATCTATGAAACGATCGAAAAAGAGGGATTTGTATATCCAGTGATTTTCAGACAAGCTGGTGATCATGGTGGTATAAGTACAGTTAAAATCGATGATGAAAATGAAAAATTTTATGACTTTCCGTTGGATGGCAGAGATTACTACCTAACTCAATTTATTGATTATTCACAGAACAAAATATATACGAAATACCGGTTGGTTGTAATCGATGGTGAGGTCTTCATACGGCATGTAATCTTCAGTGACAGTTGGATGATCCATAGCAAGAGCAGAGAATTTATGAACAAACATAAAAGCTATCAGCGCCAAGAGGCAAATCTCCTTAAATCCTTCACCAATGAAATCAAACCGAAGATACAAGCTATCATTGATGAGATCTATAGAAAGTTAGAGCTTGACTATTTTGGCATTGATTGTAATATTGATGAAGATTTTAACCTGATTCTATTTGAAGTCAATCCAAACATGAATGTACTGATCAACAATGTAAAAGAGGGTAATGATATCTGGACCAAACAGATAGACAAGATCAAAAATGCCATTATTTCAATGATCGTGAGGAGATAA
- a CDS encoding ATP-grasp domain-containing protein: protein MAKKNILFINGIPDDACIRVDKFNQNGNFEWGGSGSSNLSDFLQNDVFDRTTIIFDTKQGQILPRIKINAVFNQVSDADSHKIVLEKLQEFYRSVSAHMPFYNPPANIMKTTRDNIYQTLKDIPRLNVPKTIKIQPRSPSDIHQIIKDERFEYPVIFRQAGDHGGISTIRVDGETEQFNAFALDGRDYYLTQFVNYLNSDGVYAKYRLIIINGEVFIRHAIFGQEWMVHAGSQIEKKRGEEYKNLVAKRFNEEIKPNIQPIITEMYNRLGLDYFGMDCNIDNEMNILVFEVNANMNVFTISKDSIFKPHIDAARQALIKMLAA, encoded by the coding sequence ATGGCAAAGAAAAATATTTTATTCATTAATGGTATACCGGATGATGCATGTATTCGTGTTGACAAGTTCAATCAAAACGGGAACTTTGAGTGGGGAGGCAGTGGGAGTTCGAACTTAAGTGATTTTCTGCAAAATGATGTTTTTGACCGAACTACCATTATTTTTGATACTAAACAAGGGCAGATACTACCAAGAATAAAAATAAATGCGGTCTTTAACCAAGTCTCTGATGCAGATAGTCATAAGATTGTATTGGAAAAGCTTCAGGAGTTCTATAGATCTGTTTCTGCTCATATGCCGTTTTATAATCCTCCTGCCAATATCATGAAAACTACGCGTGATAACATATATCAAACCTTAAAAGATATTCCTCGACTTAATGTGCCAAAAACTATAAAGATCCAGCCAAGATCACCATCCGATATACATCAAATCATTAAAGATGAGAGATTTGAATATCCGGTTATTTTCAGACAGGCAGGTGACCATGGGGGTATCAGTACAATAAGAGTTGACGGTGAAACAGAACAGTTCAATGCGTTTGCATTGGATGGTCGAGACTACTATTTGACACAGTTTGTCAACTATCTAAACAGTGACGGGGTATATGCGAAATACCGTTTGATCATCATTAACGGAGAGGTATTTATACGACATGCTATTTTTGGTCAAGAATGGATGGTGCATGCGGGGAGCCAGATCGAGAAAAAACGGGGAGAAGAGTATAAAAACTTAGTCGCTAAGCGCTTTAATGAGGAGATCAAACCAAATATTCAACCGATCATTACGGAGATGTATAATCGTTTGGGATTAGATTATTTTGGGATGGATTGTAATATTGATAATGAAATGAATATTTTAGTTTTTGAAGTCAATGCCAATATGAATGTTTTTACGATTAGTAAAGATAGTATTTTTAAACCTCATATAGATGCGGCACGTCAGGCCCTGATAAAAATGTTGGCAGCATAG
- a CDS encoding ATP-grasp domain-containing protein, producing MSPMNVLFINGIADDRKVKISKIDKIGNVNWMSKGSANVRAYLENEQFNRLKIDLDTRMDQELPRYQMIHGVFNEISDPDTHKITLHKADQFYQAISSDIPFFNIPSRVMRTSRDQIYKLLQGIEKLHVPKTIKIQPKSSQEIHDVIKEEGFQYPVIFRQAGDHGGISTIRVDNETEQFYSFHLDGREYYLTQFVEYKEDGLYRKYRLMVVDGKVYLRHIKISAEWMVHHHNQIEHPEALQKKFKKEFASKIKPAIQPIISQIYNRLELDYFGIDCFIDNDMNILVFEVNASMGIFRQPEGDIFSDQVEKIRKAMIEMINSRVIKNNIERQ from the coding sequence ATGTCTCCGATGAATGTTTTATTTATCAATGGTATAGCAGATGACAGGAAAGTTAAAATATCGAAAATTGACAAAATAGGTAATGTAAACTGGATGAGTAAGGGTAGTGCAAATGTCAGGGCATACCTTGAAAATGAGCAATTTAACCGCTTAAAAATTGATTTGGATACCAGGATGGATCAAGAACTTCCTCGTTACCAGATGATTCATGGAGTATTTAATGAGATTTCTGACCCCGATACTCATAAGATCACACTGCATAAAGCTGACCAGTTTTATCAAGCTATCTCATCAGATATACCATTCTTTAATATTCCTTCTCGTGTAATGAGAACAAGTAGAGATCAGATATATAAACTGCTTCAAGGGATTGAAAAACTTCATGTTCCAAAAACTATCAAAATACAACCAAAATCTTCACAAGAGATTCATGATGTGATCAAAGAAGAAGGTTTTCAATATCCGGTTATTTTCAGACAGGCTGGTGATCATGGGGGAATAAGTACGATTAGAGTGGATAATGAAACAGAGCAGTTCTATTCATTTCATTTGGATGGAAGGGAGTATTATCTTACGCAATTTGTAGAGTATAAAGAAGATGGTCTTTACCGAAAATACAGGCTTATGGTAGTGGATGGCAAAGTGTATCTACGACATATCAAAATAAGCGCGGAATGGATGGTTCACCATCATAATCAAATTGAACATCCAGAAGCTCTGCAAAAAAAATTTAAAAAAGAGTTTGCAAGTAAAATAAAACCTGCTATTCAACCTATCATTTCTCAAATTTATAATCGTTTGGAACTTGATTATTTTGGTATCGACTGTTTTATTGATAATGATATGAATATTTTGGTATTTGAAGTAAATGCAAGTATGGGGATATTTCGTCAACCTGAAGGGGATATCTTTAGTGATCAAGTTGAGAAAATCCGTAAAGCAATGATCGAGATGATAAATTCTAGAGTAATTAAGAACAATATTGAGCGGCAGTAA